Genomic window (Gadus morhua chromosome 3, gadMor3.0, whole genome shotgun sequence):
tggatttaaaaacgtgtctgtgtatgtgtgtgtagatgtctaaacgtgtgtgtgtgtgtgtagatatataaacgtgtctgtctgtgtgtgtgtgtgtgtgtgtgtgtgtgtgtgtgtgtgagtagatgTCTaaccatgtgcatgtgtgtgtacaggtatatacgtgtctgtatatatatgtgtgtctgtgtgtgtgctccaggtGAAGGTGTGGGAGGTCCCCCCTCAGGGCCTGCTGAGGAACCTGACGGCGCCGTGGAAGGAGCTGCAGGGACACAGCCGCCGGGTGGGCCTGCTGGAGTGGCACCCCACCGCCAGCAACATCTTGTTCAGCACCGCGTACgactaccaggtacacacacacacacacacacacacacacacacacacacacacacacacacacacacacacacacacacacacacacacacacacacacacacacacacacacacacacacacacacacacacacacacacacacacacacacacacacacacacacacactctcacacacacacacacacacacacacacacacacacacacgcacatatatatatttacacacacacacttatatatatatatagatatagaaatagatatgcacacacacactaacacacacaattttgtatatatatgctaacacacacacatttaaatatattccgatatacacacacacacacacacacacacacacacacacacacacacacacacacacacacacacacacacacacacacacacacacacacacacacacacacacacctataccaTATTCTGTTGCAGTTTTATTCTCTGTGGAGGAATGAGATGAGTCATCAGGTGAGGTCAAGcagtcaggtgtgtgtggttgagatTATGGTAATGATGACCATGCTGATCGCTACTCCCTTGACCTTTATAGACCATCAATAAAAGGTGTAtgtctgggtgggtgtgtgtgtctgtgtgtgcatgcagtttTATGTGTCTCATCAGAGTCTGCgtgtgattgtctgtgtgtgcatatgagaGCTCACGCCCAATCCTGATTCTGAAGTCCTCAACACGTTCTCTCCTGCATGCCCTGTGAGTCAACGCAAATCAAGGATTAATTCCACTTTGCATTCGCCTCTCTCGCAGCGCTTGTACTGATGCAAATGGCCTgcaggggtgtgtctgtgtgtgtttttgtttctgtgtattGTGGTCAGGAGTGCATAGCTAAGCAACTAGCCAGGTATAGGCTCCAGGTCAGCAGGGACAGCCAGGCTGGCTAAAGGCTAGGTGGAGGAGCCGGAGCTTCCTGTACCAATGCTAGTCTGACCCACTACAATTGttgaagtgttttgaattgtgtgcgtttgtgtgtttgtgtttgtgtgtatgctcgtgcatgtgtgtttgtacgtgtgtgtctgcgtgcctgcATCCATGTGGgcatgtgcattgtgtgtgtgtgtgtgtatgtgtgtgtgtgtgtgtgtttgcatgtttgtgtgtgtgtgtttgtgtgtggtggtgcgTGAGTgggtgtctgcatgtgtttgtgtttgtccctgtgtgttcatacgtgtgtgtgtgtttgtctccatgtttttgtgtgtctgtgtctccatgtgtgtgtgtgtgtgtgtgtgtgtgtccatgtgtgtgtgtgtccttgtatgttcgttcgtgtgtgtgtgtgtgtgtccatgtgtgtgtgtgtgtgtgtgtgtgtgtgtgtgtgtgtgtgtgcgtgtgtgtgtgtccatatgtgtgtgtgtgtgtgtgtgtgtgtgtgtgtgtgtgtgtgtgtgtgtgtgtgtgtgtgtgtgtgtgtgtgtgtgtgtgtgtgtgtgtgtgtgtgtgtgtgtgtgtgtgcaggtgatgATCTGGAACCTGGACTGCCCGGAGCAGGTGATAAAGAACCCCCTGAGGACCATCAGCCACCACCCTGACGTGGTCCTCTCCCTGGCCTTCAGCACTGACGGTAGCCTCATGGCCACCACCTGCAAAGACCGCAAGGTCCGGCTCATAGAACCTCAGACTGGGAGCCTTCTGcaggtaggggtgtgtgtgtgtgtgtgtgtttgttgttgtgtccatataagggtgtgtgtgcttgtacgtCTGTGGGCCAAAAACGATATGCCATTCATAATGGACAGCTTATGTTAAAGCATCTGACAAACAACACAATGACATGTGTGGGCATGAATGGTAAGGGGAGTCAGAATTGCACCCCTGGCTCCCATGTTCTACCAGTTAGCTGTTATTTTTAGACTTCGGGGTCCCTTCTTCTGATGCCAGACTCacactgttgttgtttgaaTATATTTGGTGGTCGTTTTTGCTTTTTTCAAAAGGTTCTTTCTGTCAGTGCATGGAAGTGTAAACACATGTGTATTTTAAAACCCATGAGGCTTTTACTCTGAAGCTGGGGCGGCCCTTTCTTTGAAGCAAGAATAACACGTGAGGTTTTAAACCGGCGGCGTGATTCATTACCTAGCAGCGCGACCGGGTACGTTGCTCTTACGAGATGACACCATGGTATCACACATTCCTCAGCCACATCCTCCGGCGTTGTGTAAgaacctccccccccacccaatgTATTACTTCATGTACTACAGAACCCCCTTCTCTCCGGCACCACACAGCCATAACTAACACGTCCTAGCCAGGTCAGGTTAAGCACATAGCTCTACTGACCTGAGAACAGTGTTTAATAACTCACGACAGCAGGAGCTATGGCTCTTTCTCTAAAAGCCTAACTTGGTGGTAGACAGACCGGCCGACCAAGACGGTTTAGCATAACGTTTTgatggtttatttatttgtcaacAGTTCACCTTAATAGTTTGAACATGTTGGCACTGAAATGTTAGGCACACTATGTTTTCCAGAGATCATTAACAATATTGGATAGACACAGTACTGGTATCAGATTTAGATTCCAGATAAAAATAGACCAACAATCATTTGATACCAAAGGAGACTGCTTGACACAAAAGAAAAACTGCCTGGTTTTCTGTTGTCTATTTTTACCCTGAAGCACCCTGGATGTTGTAACAGGCCGATCATTGAGGATTTCAGATTGATCGTACGGTAGAAGCATTGTTTCAGCACGCTTTTGAGTGactaaagataaaaaaatatcgTTTTCGTAGGTGTGGACATGGCCTAAGTGGTCCCACCCCGCTTCACTGGTAGAGCAAGGTGTTAACACTTCAAGGGTCAGGGCTTGGATTCCAAATAGGGCAACCCATGCTAAGAGTGGAAACACTCACAAGACACTTTGCATAAAAGGGTCAACCAAATAACATCTTATACTATAAAGTTTAATTGACACTTAAGGGAGGTCACACTTTATTGATCGCGGGTGGGAAATGTGGTTGGCACAGCAACAAGACAAGGACATTAGTTAAATAAAAATAGGTATAAATTGAAAGCAACAAACACGACAAAACTACAATGAAAAACCTATCCTCAGTGCACAACATCTTCAGTGAACAACATTGACACATTATTTTTGTCCGTAGGAGTCCAAGACCAAGGTCCACAGAGCTGCCAAGGTGCTGATCCTGGGCAACCTGAAGATGATCCTGACCACAGGAACCTCGATCTGGAACGTCCGACAGATAGCTCTGTGGAAGCAGGTAGGACTGCCCATGCAGGACAGACCTCCACCACTTCAAGACACACGGCTATGCTGCTGCACAACAGCGGAAGACTGTTAGTTGTTCACCAGAACGACTCGTTTCACTAAAACTATGCCGTTAGAAGTGTTAGAAGAAGGAATATGTAGTTAGCACCGCTAGCTAGTATTGTGAACGAAAGATTAACTAGAAGCCCTCAGCGGGACATGTGGTTGAGAAATTATAGATGGGAAGAAAACTATAAAAAGGATTTGTCGAATGAAGATGATTCTCTTGAATTGGTGAAACTATGCCATCTGGTGGACGAATTTGCTGACGCAGTTTCGAATTTGACAGCAAGATATACACAAGTGGGGACCAACGTCATTTGATATTAAATAATTATGCTGTGTTTAAATGACGTGTTGCGGTGACCTTCTTAGTAGATACATTAGATACGTGAACTAGTGGGTCTTTGAAATGTCCTGTGTTGCATTTCGATGCGGACAAGTGGGTTGAGGATTATGTCAGTAGGGATTAGTGATAGAGCCCTGCTCTAGAGATGATGTTGATGCATTAATGGTGGACTGGTATTCACAACAACAGCCATTGACTgttcacgtgcatgtgtgtgtctgtgtgtgtgtccgtgcaactgtgtgtgcatgcaactgtgtgtgtgtgtgtgtgtgtctgcgtgtctgtgtgtgtatgcgggcgcatatatgtgtgtgtgtgtgtgtgtgtgtgtgtgtgtgtgtgtgtgtgtgtgtgtgtgtgtgtgtgtgtgtgtgtgtgtgtgtgtgtgtgtgtgtgtgcgtgcgtgcgtgtgtgtgtgtgtgcgcgtgcacgtgcacgtgtgcTTGTTCTGGCGCAGGACGACCTCTCTGTGCCTCTGCTACAAGAGGACCTGGACGGCGGGTCGGGGATCCTGTTCCCCTTCTACGACCCCGACACGCACATGCTGTACGTCGTGGGCAAGGTGGGTCTCACACACCCCGGCCGTCATTATAAAATGATCACGGAGCGGCGATCCATAGCGGGTGTTAATGCATGTCGCCATGCCCTGTGTCCCAGGGCGACGCAAGCTTCCGGTACTATGAGATCAGCGCGGAGAAGCCCTACCTGAACTATCTCACGGACTACCGCTCGCTACTGCCTCAGAAAGGAATGGGTAAGGCCCCATGCTACGCCCTGTACATCTGGGTCACGCATACCCTATTTAGAAAGCAGCTCTAAATACAGCAGTACAACCGTGGTGGACGAAGGTAACAGCTGAACTAGAATAATAAGTTCAATCAACataaaataatcaataatatTTAGACCACAAACCACATGATTAGTGGATTAGAAGTAAGCTTCACTAAAGAGGTCTGTTTCAAGATTTTGTTATATTAATATTGACAGATCGTGATGCCCTCAGTTCCTCTGGCTGGCAGTTCAAGAGAACATTCCAGAGAACTACAACAATGGAAGCGTTCATATATTCAATTCTGTATGCCTGTGGTCTGATATTATAGTATACTATGGATTAAGGTTGTCATCATAAATCGGATCTATTTGGGTTATGCTTTTGAATCTACTAGAGACCTTCACATGCAAATATACCTGCGGTATTTGAATATCCAAAAGAGGCTGACAACAAGCACTACGAATACACGAAACCAACCGCACATCGGTCACATATAACAACTGTGGCTATGTTGAAAGAGGCATACGGTATACTGGCATTGAGTATACACACAATGGTTTAAGTCAAGACTAAGAATGATTTACAATTTTTTACCTAGACCCTACATTTTAATAAGAAATAAATCTATTTGAGCCATACAGAAAGATTCGAATGTTCTTACTATATTTATCAACATTTCATTAATACAGTAAAATCCCATTTCTAAATAATAATACTTTAGCCAGTCAATAGGGCCAAGGCTTACACTATAAGAGAGGGCTTTAAATCATAGTCAGTTGACAAACCACTTTGAATACCATACTGTGCATGACAAATTAAACCTGTTATATCACAAGGGGAAGTGCTGGCTGGGACATGATGGCAGCAGAGAAGGGTAACCAAAGATTGTGTCAGCTTTGAATCCCAGCTTGAAAGGTTTTGGGGTCGATCCCTGATCTCTGAGGCCTAACTGTATGCtggcctaacccctacctgctccttcataaCATATATCTGAAATGCCTGTAAATCACTTTCaatgaagcatgtgttcgaagcACTAATTATTAGTAAGAAGTAGCAATAGGGGTTGATTAGGTAACACATTACCTATTCAAAAGGTTTGTACGACTGAAACATGCTCTCGATGTAAACACACCACAGTATCTTTAAACCCCCCGATGCCAAGCCTAAAACATGTCTACTGACCGCCAAAAAGGAAGCTCCTGGTGTGTTCCCCCATAACCCCCCTCCTGCTGcttgtccccctcccccaggcgtGATGCCCAAGAGGGGGCTGGACGTCACCTCGTGCGAGGTCTTCCGCTTCTACAAGCTGGTGACCACCAAGAGCCTCATCGAACCAGTCTCCATGATTGTACCCCGCAGGGTgggagaaccacacacacacacacacacacacacacacacacacacacacacacacacacacacacacacacacacacacacacacacacacacacacacacacacacactagcacacacactagcacacacacacacaccataatgcCTACAGTCCATCTGCAGGTCTACTTTGAGCGAGCTACCTAAAGTGAAATTTTAAGTCACCGTGATGATCGGTTGGGGAAGTTTGCATGCAGTTCAAGCAGGGCTATGCTTTGCCGTAACTTCACTGCGGGACCTTTTATAGGCGCACAGCACGCAGCAAATCAATGTAGGAAATGTGCGGGTTATGGATGGtgattatataattataatataacatGCCTGCTCTCGCATTTAAGTTAGGCttaaacccctacctgctccctaccTCACTGCacattgctttggataaaagcatctgcaaGAATATTGAATAATAGTTTCCCCCAGAAACCATTATGTATGTTTCATGGTTTGGCGACTGTGCTTTGCAGTCGGAGTCCTACCAAGAAGACATATATCCCATGACCCCCGGTAACATTCCAGCCATGACCTCACAGGAGTGGATCGACGGTGTCAAAAGAGGTAAACaccatgcatgtatgtgtgtctgtgtttgtgcgcaccACTCAAATAGATTCATAATTTTTCAATCAATCGAATAAGTCAAGCCATACTTCTTCTGACCTGGCATTCAGAAACATAACATAAGTACCGTGGCTCTTGTGGAGCGCAGCTATAGAGATGAACGGAAGGCTCAAACAGCCAGGAGTACTTCTACACTTtaccattcttcttttgttgtaAATCATGAAAAGGGGGAATTGGGACAATGGCAATGCTATACCGGGGGCATGCTATTCATTGTGACAATCATCTGGCTTCAAGATTAAAACTTTTATTAGAGATATGAATAAACTTTATTAGTCAATGTTAGCACTTTcagcccccttccccccttcaGACAGTCTCACGTACACTGGCGGAAAGGTTGTTTAATTGCATATTAAATGGAGCTCTAAACAGTCTCTGTATCAGCTAGGTGGCTTTTAAACAGTAGCTCATATTCCATAGGCTAGATCTTTATATCAGGCTTCCTAAACTGGCAAACTAGCAAGCTTATTCCGTTAGTGTATTTcttcatacaaataaataaatgtttcacCAGCAACTTTTAACCTTTTGGGTAGAAGTCAACACCGTCCCAATTTTATTGTATCATGCCTTTATGCCCCTCCCACCCATCTCTTTTCCTGCCTAATCTTGCATCCGACCTCCAGACCCAGTGCTGGTAAACCTGAAGCCTGGGAGTCAAGTAGCAGACTCCTACCTGAGCCTAGTCAAGGGCGTGGACACCCGCAGGTCCCAGAGCAGGCCGGGCCTCCTGCAGCTCTCCTACATCCAGGGGCAGCTGGACAGCACCAAGGGCTCCAAAGAGGCCGGCGGCAATGATAAGGGACACGAGGACGGCAGTCCATTGAGCAACGGACAGGACCTGGCCCTTTGTTCGCCCCCAAAGACAGAGAACGAGGTACAATAGCTGTGAAACTGGTGGATGCCTACCTGAATTCTAATCGGTGGAGATTTGATTGGAATATTAAATTCTTCATCGTTGATTGGAGTTTGTTTGGGTTTGGTTATCAGCATGATGGTATCTGGCAATTGTTTGATCATATAgattttctttattaatatgcttgtgtgtgtgtgcgtttgtgtgcatctgtgtgtgtgcatttgcatgtgtatgtgttactgtgtgcgtgtctgtccttgcgttaatgtgtgtgagtgtgcgtttgcatgcgtctgtgtgtgtgtccgggcatttgcatgtgtgtgtgactgcgtttGTCTTTGCGTTacaatgtgtttgcgtgtgtgtgcctgtgtgtgcgtgcgattgcatgcatatatgtgtgtttttatgtttgtgtgggcgtgtgtgtgtgtttgcatcttcatctatgtgtgtgtgtgtgtatgtgtttttctatgagtgtgtgcatgttttgtgtgtgtgtgtgggtgtgtgtgtgtgtgtgtgtgtttgtttgcgtgcacgtgtgtgtttgtttgcatgcgtgtgcgtgtgtgtgccccacAGCTGCGGCTGAAGTTCCACAAGCAACAGGAGGAGATCCGCCGGCTGCGGGAGCTTCTGAACCAGAGAGACGTCCGCATCATGCAGCTGGAGCTTGAGATCAACAACGTCAAGAACCTGCACTCCTAAAGCCCATGAGAGCCAACAGGGGCCCGCTCAGACGCAGACTATTCTTCACGTTGGACTGATTCATCGTAACTTGTGGGCCGGCTCTTTCCTGCCTCCACTGACTACCCTCTCCTGGCCCTCTGAGATGAGGGAGCCTAATCCAAAGCCAAAATCCAACCAAAAGCAATCAATATACCACACCCTGAtcgattctgtgtgtgtgtgtttaagtgtgtgcgtgcgtgcaagcgTTTACAgggatattatttttttcaaacaaaTGTTATCAAATATTAGCTTTAGACAATGCTGCACAAAAGGCACAACTAGGTTTGCTATGTACGTACGCTCCTACCGTATGTCTCCCCCACCCCGTCCCGGACAACACCCACCTACtggcccctcacacacacacacacacgttgttaaCATTGACTCACTATGCAAACTTTCAGGAACTTTTAGTTTTTTAAAATACCTTTCAATAAGAAATCGACCAAGGTTGGACGTATGTGCCTCTTAGATAAACGGTTTGATTGTGCATATGTTATATGCGGAAGACGCACCGGTATGGCAGGAGACATCAGTTTTGAATGTAAGGTAACACTGAACATATTTTTATGCTCTGTACTATTTCAACTACTGTGTGTGAATGCAGGTGTGGTAGTTGAGGTCTGATGTCATTAATGAAAGACGTTTTCTGTGTGCGAGAGGAGAGTGAGTCCAGAGGGGAACCAGGGAATTATTGTTCCAAAGCTTCACAAGCGCTGCATAAAGAAGAGTATGTATTTAAATGACTGTACAAAAATCAACGACTAGTGGAATATATTGGAACATTTGATATGCTTTGATTTTACAGCAACCATCCTGAAAGCCTAATGACATCAAGGCAtgttgaaatgttattttttattgctttatttattatgttttgttatttttgacaAAAACAAAGGGAAATCCAAACTCCAATAACCAAGccaaatgtgtaaaataaattaaaaaaaacagcatgCAATATTATGTAAACATATCTTATATCAGTTTGTGATGTTGTACAGCCACTGTGAAGACATTTTAAAGCCATTGTCCTTATGAATGACAGGGAAGTACATTTGTTCACATACAAGTGTGTTAATGTCAAGGAtttatttaacaactttataTGGTTGCTCTGGAATGCAGGAATAATTATATTTTCctttcaatatttttttctattggtGTGTATTTGGACAAATGTCTTACATCTGGTGTTTTAAATTGGGGCAAATGGTTTTTAATAACCTTTTTATAAAACAAAGTTTAATATATAGCGATGCTTTCCATTATCTTGCTTAAATGTATTACAATTTTTCATTTTGGCTATTATCCTTTCGTCCAAATTGCTTTTTAATTGTTTATGAAAATGTTTCCTGCACTAAACTACAGCCCATGTGCTCCAACTTCCGGCGTCATCACGCACTACAACCCAGGTACGTTTGTTacagtagctagctagctatctGTGTATTGGTTCTGGCCCCTGGGGAGGATTAAGATGCATTAAAATAACTCTGGTACTCACTGATAATTGCTTGCTAATTGTCTTGGCCCACCCAAAACCAGTGAATCGTCCCTGCTTCATCAAAGGTTGCTCTGCGGtgtatttttactttttattaatTGATGAAATGGTTGAAGAACAGATTGTAGAATTGGCCATGCCTGAAAACCGTATATATGGTACACCCGTCATCACACTGGCTTATCTAATAATGAATTTGCTTACTTATATTTGTAAGACACCATGTCTCTTTATTAACCTTTAGTAAAACAAACACTGTCGCAGCaccttatttacatttacaattagggcacCTCCATAAACAAACACGCCTGGGACAAATCGTTGTTTCTCTAATCTCTGACCTCCGTCAGGATGCTTCTGGTATAGCCACTATTCCGGACTGGATTTCTGACCACTGCCGCTCACATTCCAGGCTGTTGGTAACTGCCTATCAAACTATTGGCTTTTGTTGatggttgatttttttttttttttcatatttgctTATTGCCATTATTAAACAACCAAGACGAAATGAATGGACTGTAGTAAATTTGGTCATCAATTATTTAACTTAACCCTTATGTCAACGGCTTTTTGGAGGAAGATGTTTTGATAAAAATAATTATGGTTTATTCACTACTTTTGCTATGTCTTCTTTTTTGGCCAGTCCCTTTTGGCACTAGGTCAGTCTTATTAACACACTATCGAATTATGAAATGGGGGTCCAAAATGAGAATAGGCCAaccttttgatatttttatggTTTCTATTTGTACATGTTGCTGAATGAGTTTAGAAGCCCTCTTAAAGCGACACTAACTCTAAACACAAGCTGATATGGTTACATTTAGATATGTTGGTTTAaccaaataattaattaaaaaaaaatctcatttaATCTgtgattaatttaatttaactaGACAGTTTATATGTTCAAGAAATGTTTGCTTATTTAACTTTTAGATTAAGTTTGTAGCCCTATCTGTATTATATTAGCACGGGCAATCATTTGTATCAAtgattacaattagggcatttagaagacgcatttgtccaaagcgacttccatTGGTTAATATACACATTGACACAGCCTGCTCGTCAGAGGCacttagggttaagtgtcttgcttaGAGAcacaacactcagctaggaggagctggggatcgaactagcaaccttttggtTACACAACAACTGACACCCCTATATGACTTATTCTGCAAAATATAACATGGCTCAGATGCAAAATAAGATGCAGTTGATCATTATTTCTGTCAATATAGACTTGTTTGTCGTTATGCACGACAACGTTAAACAAATACATTCAGATTCATTAAATGTAAGCCCAGCTCAACA
Coding sequences:
- the coro2aa gene encoding coronin-2A isoform X1; the encoded protein is MTISKMTWRPQYRCSKFRHVFGKPASKEACYDGVPITRSVHDNHLCAVNPRFLAVITESAGGGSFVVLTLHHTGKVDPHHPKVTGHRSNVLDLKWNPFNDYCIASCSEDTTVKVWEVPPQGLLRNLTAPWKELQGHSRRVGLLEWHPTASNILFSTAYDYQVMIWNLDCPEQVIKNPLRTISHHPDVVLSLAFSTDGSLMATTCKDRKVRLIEPQTGSLLQESKTKVHRAAKVLILGNLKMILTTGTSIWNVRQIALWKQDDLSVPLLQEDLDGGSGILFPFYDPDTHMLYVVGKGDASFRYYEISAEKPYLNYLTDYRSLLPQKGMGVMPKRGLDVTSCEVFRFYKLVTTKSLIEPVSMIVPRRSESYQEDIYPMTPGNIPAMTSQEWIDGVKRDPVLVNLKPGSQVADSYLSLVKGVDTRRSQSRPGLLQLSYIQGQLDSTKGSKEAGGNDKGHEDGSPLSNGQDLALCSPPKTENELRLKFHKQQEEIRRLRELLNQRDVRIMQLELEINNVKNLHS
- the coro2aa gene encoding coronin-2A isoform X2, producing the protein MTWRPQYRCSKFRHVFGKPASKEACYDGVPITRSVHDNHLCAVNPRFLAVITESAGGGSFVVLTLHHTGKVDPHHPKVTGHRSNVLDLKWNPFNDYCIASCSEDTTVKVWEVPPQGLLRNLTAPWKELQGHSRRVGLLEWHPTASNILFSTAYDYQVMIWNLDCPEQVIKNPLRTISHHPDVVLSLAFSTDGSLMATTCKDRKVRLIEPQTGSLLQESKTKVHRAAKVLILGNLKMILTTGTSIWNVRQIALWKQDDLSVPLLQEDLDGGSGILFPFYDPDTHMLYVVGKGDASFRYYEISAEKPYLNYLTDYRSLLPQKGMGVMPKRGLDVTSCEVFRFYKLVTTKSLIEPVSMIVPRRSESYQEDIYPMTPGNIPAMTSQEWIDGVKRDPVLVNLKPGSQVADSYLSLVKGVDTRRSQSRPGLLQLSYIQGQLDSTKGSKEAGGNDKGHEDGSPLSNGQDLALCSPPKTENELRLKFHKQQEEIRRLRELLNQRDVRIMQLELEINNVKNLHS